One genomic segment of Hydrocarboniclastica marina includes these proteins:
- the rplV gene encoding 50S ribosomal protein L22, with protein MEVAAKLKGARLSAQKARLVADQVRGKAVEDALNILTFSPKKAAGIIKKALDSAIANAEHNQGLDVDELRVATICVDEGPMLKRIRPRAKGRADRILKRTCHITVTVADK; from the coding sequence ATGGAAGTAGCGGCTAAGCTTAAGGGCGCTCGCCTCTCTGCTCAGAAAGCACGCCTGGTGGCTGACCAAGTCCGGGGTAAGGCTGTTGAGGACGCTCTTAATATTCTGACGTTCAGCCCGAAAAAGGCGGCGGGGATTATCAAGAAAGCGCTTGATTCGGCCATTGCTAACGCTGAACACAATCAAGGTCTGGATGTGGATGAACTTCGCGTCGCCACGATATGTGTTGACGAGGGGCCCATGCTCAAGCGGATTCGCCCACGTGCCAAGGGGCGCGCTGACCGGATCCTCAAGCGCACGTGCCATATCACCGTCACGGTTGCTGACAAGTAG
- the rpsS gene encoding 30S ribosomal protein S19 yields MPRSLKKGPFIDLHLLKKVEAALEASNRRPIKTWSRRSTVFPEMVGLTIAVHNGRQHVPVLITEDMVGHKLGEFAATRTYRGHSADKKAKR; encoded by the coding sequence GTGCCACGTTCTTTAAAGAAAGGTCCATTCATAGACCTGCATCTGTTGAAGAAAGTCGAAGCAGCTCTGGAAGCCAGCAATCGTCGCCCCATTAAGACCTGGTCGCGACGGTCAACGGTTTTTCCAGAGATGGTAGGCTTGACCATTGCAGTTCACAACGGTCGTCAGCACGTACCCGTGCTTATTACCGAAGACATGGTCGGTCACAAACTGGGCGAGTTTGCAGCAACGAGGACCTATCGGGGTCATTCTGCAGACAAGAAAGCGAAACGCTGA